A region of Lycium barbarum isolate Lr01 chromosome 3, ASM1917538v2, whole genome shotgun sequence DNA encodes the following proteins:
- the LOC132630471 gene encoding uncharacterized protein LOC132630471, producing MSRRVSFSPDQVHDQNNFYFKKKPSSSSNWNSSLQKSSSSSSEFSMASFLKNIGTKVNSALNFLSNSNRKRSSRKVSSSASLARSRSYAETFHDSQRAEAIEDCIEFLNSSSCLHRSSSVSSSTC from the coding sequence atgaGTAGAAGAGTAAGTTTTAGCCCTGATCAGGTCCATGACCAAAACAATTTCTACTTTAAAAAGAAGCCATCATCTTCATCTAATTGGAATTCTAGCCTTCAAAAgagctcttcttcttcttctgaatTTTCTATGGCTAGTTTTCTAAAGAATATTGGAACAAAAGTGAATAGTGCACTAAATTTCCTTTCAAATTCGAATAGAAAAAGATCATCACGTAAAGTGTCATCATCAGCAAGTTTAGCAAGGTCACGTTCATATGCAGAAAcatttcatgattctcaaagaGCTGAAGCTATTGAAGATTGTATTGAGTTCTTGAATTCTTCTTCTTGTTTACATAGATCAAGTTCTGTTTCTAGCAGTACTTgctaa